GGGCACTGGAGAGGGGACAGTACAGAGTACCAGGGCTCTCGGTGAGCAGGgactgcctgggcagcaggtggcAATCCCCTGCCCATCGCTGGTGCCTCGCAGCACATCTCCCGGCCCCTGGCACCTCGCTCTCCTGCCCACCGAGGGGCTCGGCATGCCCTTGCCCGCCCTGGcgatgggcaggggcagggagagcagggacCCTGGGTGCCGGGGATGGCAGGAAGCCGTCAGGGTTTGTCAGCAGCTCTTGCGGTTGTGCTCGGGCTGTGAACCAGCTCCTCTAGAGTTTGCTCATGAGGCAGGAAaccagggcaggaggggagcgAGAGCGAGCAGGGCGGCGGGGAGCACGCACCCGAGTgcgggcagctgggcactgctccccCGGAGCCTCACCGAGCTCTGCCCGGGCATGGAGAGGATGTGAGTGGGGGGCGCCAGCCTCgcccctgctgctgggccaTGGGAGTCTGAGAGCGGCTGGTCCCTCGCCTCGCTGCCGCCAGGTAACAGCCCCCTTCGGGGTGGGAGGGTTTGCACCCGCCGGGCTCCGGGAGCTGGGGAccgcctgcctgccgctgtgctCTGCAGTGCGTCCTCTGGGGGGGATGCAAACGGGGTCCGGGGGCTCATTCCGCTGGGGGATGCTAGTGCTGGTGCCTCAGTGGGTGACCCTAGGTgtgcctgggggaagagccTCACAGGAGGTCCCCAGTGGAGGGTGTGGGGTCCTCAGTGTGCCACCAGCCCCAGCCATCAGTGCCAGCTTCCAGCCAgacactgcccctgccccccaccccgattgtgctgccagggctggtttTACAGAccagggatgggggtggggggctCGAGGGTCGTGCTCcctgttcctctgcagcctcccagctGGGGTGAAAGCAGCCAACCCAATGCCCTCTGCCCTTCTGGGAAGCTTCTCCCTGTGCCCCTCCATTTCCAGGGCAAAGTAAACGTTTTGTCCCTCAGGCCATGCTGCGCCGAGAGCAGCTTAGGGGGAGGCAGCAGATGAACGCTGGTCCATTGGGCTCCAGTGCCCAGTCTGGGGGGAGGCTCAGCCCCTGAGATGCACCTGGCTTTGGTGCTGTCTTGGTGCAAacaccctccccctcccccagcgagggcagctctggggctgtggcCCCCCCAGCgagggcagctctggggctgtggcCCCCCCAGCgagggcagctctggggctgtggtCCCCCAGCgagggcagctctggggctgtgcccCCCCAGCCGTCTGCGAGGctgccccagagcagggctggctgtgtCCAGCTGGCTCACAGAACCACGCAGGTTGgcaaaagcccctcagggtcaccaagcccaacctggaaccttactctacaagattcaccagggacatcctgggcccccccccccgcagTGAGCCTTGAAAAGCCCTTAGGGAGGAGCTCAGCCCAACCTTTAGCCCTCCTCACACCCACCCTCGCCAATGAGCCCCCCCAGACccgggcagagcaggctgtgcagaaggagctggggaggagggggtcCTGCCACCCTCCCAAGCAAAGCTGGGCAGAGGAACCTGCAAGGCCGTGCAAGAGCACTGCTGCACACCCCCTGCCCACACTCAGCCACCTGCCTAGGGCATGAGGCAGGGGTGCCCACACCTCCCCTCCCCGGCGGCCCCCGCCCGAGCAGTTCGGTTGCACAGATGCAGCGGCAAAGGGCAACTTCAAAGGCTCTGCGccgccagcctggccctgctgccgcGCAGGTGGAACGGCTGCTGCGGGGAAACTGCTGCGGCTTGAGTACAGCAGACACAATAGCAGCacctcccaccccaccccatcccacccctgccccgggcaggaaggcagaaaaaCCCCTCCTGGGCACCGCCTGCCTTTGCTCAAGGCGTTTGAAGGGCTGCGGCCAGGTTTGGGGCAGAAAGAGCTTCTCCTCTACGGGGTTGGTGCTGTTTGGGCATCACCGAGGCcttgcttgctgcttctgccagcagcagggcactgtggTGTGGCTCAAGCCCTTTTTGGGTGCCCAGATGTGTTTGAGCATCTGAGTGTCCAGGGTGGGGTTGAGCATCTGAGTGCCCAAGGCAGCATTGCATGGcatggggagacctcactcgTCTGCTTCCTGCTTGCTGGCATCACCTCTtggctgctgtggtggtggGCACCTGGAGGTGGCACAGTGTCCCTGCTGTGTGTGACAAAAGAGCTGAGCTGACCCTCTCTAAGGGAGAGGGCTCCTGGTCTGCAaaaccagccctggcagcacgaTCTGGGGAGGTTCTGGCTGGAAGCTGGCTCTGATGGCAGGCGTTGGTGGCACCGGGGTTGGTGGTGCCAACTGAGGACCCCACACCCTCCACTGGAGACCTCCTGTGAGGCTCTTCCTCCAGGCACCAACTCAAATTGGGCACCAACTGTTGTGTCTTCCTTGGCAGCACAGACAGGTGGGTTTCAGTGGGTGCCTGTGGAACCAGAGCCATGGGAAGGCTCCTGGGCAGGAAACCAAGGAGAAAatggtgctggcagtgccaggggccagcatggcacagcaaagcagctgccacagctcagctgaTGTGCCAGGAAcctggctcactgcagggcatgaTGAGAACAGGGACCCTCACAGCTGCTCTGATGCTGCCAGATaagagctcctgctgcttgatggttgcagagaggtggctgctggctttgggtgctggggcagaggcacctgggctgGCTCTTGGCACCGTGGGGCTCCCAGCCCTGTGGAAATGGTGCTCAgagcccccagagctgctgggtcgAGGCTGGAAATGAGGGTTTGGGGACCAAGTGTTGGTGGAGCTCAACTCTGGTGGTGTAGGTAAGGAGGATTCTGCAGAAGAGCTCTTTCCAGGGCTGTGGGGTCCCTTTTTCTACCTGATGCACCACCAGggctccctgctctgtgccatgctTGGCACTCATGGGAaggtgagagctgctggggtggttTCCAGCACCCATAAGACACCCCTGGCATCACTCCCAGGCTGCCTCAGTGCCCACACCACAGTGTCAGGGACCTtggggggcagccctgcagcagtctTGTGTCACCATCACCACAGCTGACGGTTAAGGTTGGGGGATCCTTGATGATTCAAGCTGCCAAGGATGAAGGGAACCCTGAGCAGGgatgatggggggggggggggggggtgttaaaGGACATCCCTGgtgcaggagaagcaggagcaCAGTGATGGGGCTGAAGGTGTGgtgaggaggctaaggggagaagGAAATTGGAGGTGACTGCAGCGTGGGTTGGAGAGCTCTCACATCCGCCCCAGAGAGCCtcccagcatctgcagggggcctggaggagggctggggagggactattgacaaggtcttgtcacgAGTGGGTtgaaattggcagaggggagattaaaactggatgttaggaagaagttcttgacagtgtgggtggggaaacactggcacaggttgcccagggaggttgcagagcccaggcagctgaagaggagccagcagcgtgcccaggcagccaagaaggccaatagcatccctggctgggattaaaactgctgtggccagcaggagcagagaggtgattgtgcccctgggctcagctctggtgaggccacagctcgagtggtgtggtcagttttgggcactgcaatacaagagagatgtggaggtgctggagtaggtccagaggagggcaacaaagctggagagaggcctggagaataaatctgatgaggaacaactgagggagctggggatgggtagtgtgaggaagaggaggtgagggcaaacctcattgctgtctacagctaggtgaagggacattgtggagaggctgctgctgggctctgctcacagggaactggagacagaacaagggggaatggactcaagctgaggctgaggaggttcagattggacatcaggagaaagcttttcatggagagagtggtcagggactggaatgagctgctcagggaggtgctggagtcgcccagcctggaggtggtttggctgtggtgcttggggctatggtttcaggtgaatcttgtagagcagggttctaggctggacttggtgctcctgaggggctttgccagcctgcctggtgctgtggtCCTGTGGCAGAGGCaagggcaggctgtgctggtggggaaGGGAAGCCTGAGGCTGGGCACTGGTTGCCTTCAGTGTTTTTAATGAACAAAGCCAGAAGTTTTGTTCTGAGGAACAACctttttcctcctcacttcTCTTAGGAGGAAATGCAGCTGGTGACAGGGGGTCAGGGCATGCCCCCCAGTTCAGCTGAGTGTATGGGATGGACACCCCAGATGGAGGGTTGGGTACAGGGATGGGCACCCTAGGAGAGAcaaggctggggccagggctgCACAAGGCTTCCCTCACCATGTCTCATGCCGCTGCAGCCAccatgggctgctgctgcagctcagactACGACGAGGACTGGATCGAGAACATCGACATCTGTGAGCACTGCAATTACCCCATTGACCCTGACAGCAAGCGCCAGGTGAGGAGGGGGCAAGGGGacacaccctcccccccccatatTGGTGGCCGTGGGATGGCCAAAGCCCAGCCCTGGGAAGGCTGATGGGGCTCTTTGTCCTGGCACAGAGGTTGATGCACAACGGCTCCGAGGTGCAAGACCCCTTGGTGTCCTACGAGGCCACGACTCCACCGTGCTCCCCCCTGCAAGGTAAGGTCCAGCCGCGGCAGGGGGTGGCTGTGGACACCCCCTTAGTTGGCTACTGCCACCTCGCCCCTCCACTTGCCCTCCCAGATAAGCTGGTGGTGGCCCTGTACAACTATGAGCCCAAGCACGATGGGGACCTGGAGCTGCGGAAGGGGGAGAAGCTGCGAGTCCTGGAGGAGTGAGTGAGCGCCAGCGGCACCGCCTTGGCACcgccctgcagctccccagctggCATCAGCCGTGCTGCcggagggaggggggggtccTGGCAGCTGGGGGGGTTCTCACCTTGCCGTGCTCTTTCAGGAGCGGGGAGTGGTGGAAGGCGCAGTCCCTCACCACTGGCCAGGAGGGTTTGATCCCCTACAACTTCGTGGCCATGGTGAACAGCCTGGAGCCTGAGCCGTGAGTAGGGGCTGAGTAGGACCCGAGCTGcgctgctggcagaggggaagaagcCAAGAGCGCTCCCCCCGCAAGCACCCACGGCTGAAAGgtgtcctgagcaacctgccctgtgcccccagGTGGTTCTTCAAGAACATCAGCCGCAAGGATGCGGAGCGGCAGCTCCTGGCGTCGGGCAACACGCACGGATCCTTCCTCATCCGGGAGAGTGAGACCTCCAAAGGTACCACCCCGAGGGCTGCGCTGCCCCCTCCTGCCGCAGGCACCGGGAAGCACCGGAGCGGTCCCCACACGGTCCCTCATCTCCGCAGGCTCCTACTCGCTGTCGGTGAGGGACTTCGACCAGACCCAGGGGGAGACGGTGAAGCACTACAAGATCCGCAACATGGACAACGGAGGCTACTACATCTCCCCCCGGGTCaccttcagcagcctgcatgAGCTGGTGGAGTATTACACACGTATGTGTGCCACGGAGGGGCTGCTCCGGGCCAgggggggatggggatgggggtgggATGAGCAGGACACACTGCTGGAGGCATTCGAGGTCAAACTGGATGGAGCAACCCGatccagctggaggtgtctggtctagtgggaggtgtccttgcccacggtggtggggttggaactggatgatctttaaggaccctttccaagccaaaccactcaatgagtctgtgattccatgtccctgctcactgcagggggttggagaagatgagctttgagggtcccttccagcctgatgtgttctatgattctactcatgccccagacaggttgtggtgggtgccctgtgccctctgcccaccctgatgctgcctctccctgtccctgtgccacaggcagctccaaTGGGCTCTGCACCCGCCTGGGCAAGCCCTGCCGGACCCAGAAGCCACAGAAGCCCTGGTGGCAGGATGAGTGGGAGGTGCCACGGGAGTCACTGAAGCTGGTGGagaagctgggagcagggcagtTTGGAGAAGTCTGGATGGGTGAGCCTGGGGGGAAATGGGGCATTTCCTGCTGGGTGAGGGCACGGGCGTGGGCACCGTCAGACGGACCTCGTGGTGTCCTCGGTCAGGGCATctcagggagcagccagcacagccccagctatGGGACCTCAGCTTTTCACAGGGCCctaggagaaaggagaaagccagcagctggagcagccctggagcagctccgTTTTACCCAGAGCAGTCCAAGCTTCCCCTCTTCCCATCCCTGGCACCCTGCAGCACTGTCTGGgcaggcacccagcactgggctgggtcctcctgcagctgggctctgctgggcaggagccttGCTGTGGCTGTCACTGCAACACGGGGAGCAGCTGGGCACTTAGAGGCAGTGTGAAGCCTCCAGTGTGCTGCCCCCCAGCCATGAAAGCACCTCCTGCTCTCTGGGTGAGTGGTGGGGAAGGTACTGGGGCTGCCCCACTCCCCTCCATCCTGCCCCACAGGGGGGTAGGTCCCTGCCTTTGCCCCCACGGGTGTTGGCTGTCCTGCAAAGTCCCCTCCAGGTtcccagcaggagccaggcttGGGCAACGCTGCTCACTCCCTCCCTGACCCCCAATCACTCCTCCTCTTCAAAGTCCATCAAGCAACAGCTTCCTTTCCTGCTGGTGGCTGACAGCCATGGGTGAAAGTGTCTGCCTGGGGGGTTCAGATGTGGTTACAGAGCTTGGCCCAGGAGGTGACCACCACAGAGCCGTGGTTGTCCACAAAGCCCACTGCAACAGTCCTCCAGGGCAGGAGGCTCCTCTGCCCACCTTCAGCCAACCTTTGCAGCCTCCAACATCTCTCCCCTGTGCAGTTTCAGgttgggatgctgcagggagtgGCTCCCACGCTTGTCTCCATGGCTGGCACCGCTCTTGCCAGGCGTCCCCTGGCCATGCCCATGGGGCGGGGGTGTCCCTCTGTCTCCTCACACTCCTCCCCATCTCTCTGCAGGTTTCTACAACGGCCACACGAAGGTGGCCATCAAAAGCCTGAAGCAGGGCAGCATGTCACCCAGTGCCTTCCTGGCAGAGGCCAACCTGATGAAGAACCTGCAGCACCCGCGGCTGGTGCGGCTCTACGCCGTGGTGACGAAGGAGCCCATCTACATCATCACCGAGTACATGGAGAAGGGTGAGGGCACCCAGTTGCTGCCCACCGTGTGTGGAGGGGGTGGCTgagggctgtgcagggctgtggtCTTTCAGATCCTGGCTGCTCCCATCCAGAGGCCAGGGGCTGGCTGTTGGTTGTGGAGCTGCTTTTAGCATCCTttgcctggctgtgctctgctgttcctTCACAGCTCTTCCACCAGCTGGGAGctttggggagggggcagccttggcagggggtAAAGGAACCTTGTAGGCAGGGTGGTCTCCTGCCTGTCCACACTTACCTGCTCTTCTGGGGGCTGTGAGCTGCTCAGCCACATATCTGGTGGTGCAGTGAGGGgctggtgactctgccaccacCACACTGAGCCCCCAGTAGATGCAGTGCCCCTGCCCGTGCTGAGACCTGCTGCTTTCATTGCAGGCAGCCTCGTGGACTTCCTCAAGACCTCAGAAGGAGTCAAGCTCAGCATCCACAAACTTCTGGACATGTCTGCCCAGGTGAgtgggggcagagctgtggggctgctgggggagagagctctgccagggctggagctgggtctGCCCAGCtgttagaatcacagcatggtttgggttggaagggaccttaaagatccctgccatgggcagggacagcttacaccagagcaggctgctcaaagcctcatccaacctggccttgaacacctccagggagggagcatccaagcccaccttgggcaacctgtgccagcatctcagcaccctcactggaaagaatttcttcctaacctccagtctcatTGCCATCAACTGCAGATTGCTGAAGGCATGGCCTTCATCGAGGCCAAGAACTACATCCACCGGGACCTGCGGGCTGCCAACATCCTGGTGTCAGATGCCCTCTGCTGCAAAATCGCCGACTTCgggctggccaggctgatcgAGGACAACGAGTACACGGCCCGCGAGGGTGCGTGGCCCTGGCCCCTCTGCCTCAGCCCCCCGGCTCCCCCCATACTGCGCCCCACTCGTGGGGTGCACACAGCTCGGTGCTACGGGAGAAggaacctccctgcagccctgcttggggGTCCCTGCGGtgtcccaggagctgcagagtggtgtgaagccctggcagaggggagcaggggTGCAGAGGTCTTTCTTCCCCCTTCCAGCTTCATCCCCTGACGTTTATCTCtcctttccatctctctccctctcctttccatctctctcccctctcctttccatctctctcccctctcctttccatctctctcccctctcctttccatctctctcccctctcctttccatctctctccctcaTCTTCATCTCCCCTCTTTTTCCATCTCGATCTCCCCTTTCcatctctccccttcccctttccatctctccccttcccctttccatctctccccttcccctttccatctctccccttcccctttccatctctccccttccccttccccttcccatcTCTGCCCCCTCCAGCCAGAGGGGGGTTGCAGGACCCCCGCCCTCCCCCCTAGCCCGGTTCCTGTGGGGTCACAGCCCTATCTAGCGGCTCCCGGCGGAACAAGCCTGCTGGCCGGCCGCGGGGGTGCCAACCTACCGCGGGGGTGCCAATCTACCGCGGGGGCTCTGTGGCCAGCCAAAGAGCggggggccaggggaggtggctgccaccagccccagctgcaggcaggcagcgggGCCAGAGGCTGGCTCAGGGCTGTCACATCAGGTTAAGCAGAGAAGGGACATTGCCAGCTCTGCCTTAAGGTTTTATTTCCTCCCCTGCTggttgtttcttcttctgccaGGGGCTAAATTCCCTATCAAGTGGACGGCGCCGGAGGCCATCAACTACGGCACCTTCACCATCAAGTCCGACGTGTGGTCGTTCGGCATCCTGCTCACAGAGATTGTCACCTACGGACGGATCCCCTATCCAGGTCAGGCTCCGCCGGCGGCTGCCCGGCTGGCACCCGGCGGGGAGAGGAGGCTGGCACCCggcagggagggaaggctggcggggaggggaggggaggccGGCACCCGGCGGGGAGGGGAGGCCGGCACCCGGCGGGGAGGGGTGGTTGGCACCCGGCGGGGAGGGGAGGCTGGCACCcggcggggaggggaggggaggctggCACCCGGCGGGGcgggcaggggaagggaggttggcacccggcgggcaggggaggggaggctgGCACCCGGCGGGGCGGGGAGGCTGGCACCCGGCGGGGAGGGGAGGCTGGCACCCGGCGCAGGCGCAGCGGCGCCGCTGTGTGCATGCAGCGCCGCACGCACACCGCTGCCGCCAGCCCCCGCCCGCCCGGGCCAGCCCTGCCGTGGCTCCCAGCGCTGCCACACGCACACGGGCACACACGGGTGTCCTGCCGTCCAAGAGCTTTCGGAGGCAGTGCTCACCGGTTGCTCACCGGGCTGGAAGGGAGGCTTCAAAGAGCATCTTGGTCCAacgccccccctccccccgcccccctgCAAGGCAGCTAgagcaagtctgatcttgaatggcttcagggatggagcctcaaccacatctctggggcagcctgttgcagtgattcactgttctcatggtgaagaactccttGCTgagatccaacctaaacctgccctgctgcggtTGtgaaccattgtcccttgtcctgtcactccaagcccttctaagcagtccctctccagtaGCCTCTtcaaggtactggaaggctgctctaaggtctccctggagcctgttCTTCTCTGAACAGCAACAACTCTCTTCAGCCTTGAGGGAGAGTTGCTCTGATCATGTTTGTGGCccccctctggacctgctccagcagatctgtgctgtgtttgggctcccagggctggaggcaaTACTCCAAGTGAAGTTTCCctagagcagagcccagcagcaccatcagccctctccatctgctggctgttggggagaaggaggaagcttTCCCACGGGGTTTGAAAGCATAGGGAACCCTGTGTGCTCCCTTGGCAGTGCCAACTCAGTGCCACTCGTGCCGTCCTCACAGGGATGACCAACCCTGAGGTGATCCAGAAGCTGGAGCGGGGTTACCGCATGCCACAGCCAGACAACTGCCCCCAGGAGCTCTACGAACTGAtggtgcagtgctggaaggagaGGCCTGAGGAGCGTCCCACGTTTGAGTACATGAAGAGTGTGCTGGAGGACTTCTTCACCGCCACCGAGGGGCAGTACCAGCAGCAGCCATGAGGACTCCACCTGGGACAGCCTGGTGctggggtgcccagggctgctccccctGCATCAGCTCCCCACAGGACTCCATACACATTGCCCTGGGATGCTGGCAGACCTCAGCCTCCGCAGTAAAGATGTGAAGCACTTCAGACCTTTGGAGCCTTCAGACCTTTGGAGCCTTCAGACCTTTGGAAGCCTCAAATCTTTGGAAGCCTCAAATCTTTGGAAGCCTCAGACCTTTGGAAGCCTCAAATCTTTGGGGGCTTCAGAGGTTTGGAGCAGAGGATTTCACcccctgcaggagctgatggGATGGCTGCAGCCAACCAGTGACTACAAAGAGCAGAGGGCTGGTACACGTCGGGGGGCTTTGGTGGACGTGTGGGGCTCAGCAGGTGCCCACCACACCAGCCCTGAGCTTCcagccccccagcccctctcttgGCTGGGTCttgcctcctgcagcaccctgggGACAGCACATAACCCTCCCACACGCAAGGGCTAGCCCAGCTCTGGGCCGTGGGATGCTCTTTCTCCCCGCACGGCGTTTGCAGCCCCCGTCCCACCACCGCCATCACCACAGCCTTGGGAAATAAAGGTCCCTGCCCAGGCCGCCATGAGATGCTGCCCTCGGGGGATGGTCCCCGCCGACACCAAGCCCCTCCTGGCGTGAGGCCACTCTCTCACCGCCCCCAGCCCAGCGGCACCTCCACGGCTCCCCTTTACCGACCGGCTCAGGACAAGCTGGGGCGCAGCTGGAGGCTCCTACCCTGTGCGTccccgtcccccccccccccccttcccccggGCTGGtacagcagcacctggcaccttccccccccgcccctcctCCGCAAATGGTTCCGCCCGCCCACCTGGCCCCTCTCCCTGGCTGCGAGTCCGTCCCCTGcttcccccccgcccctccGCAAATGGTTCCGCCCGCCCACCTGGCCCCTCTCCCTGGCTGCGAGTCCGTCCCCTGcttcccccccgcccctccGCAAATGGTTCCGCCCGCCCACCTGGCCCCTCTCCCTGGCTGCGAGTCCGTCCCctgctctccccctccccctcctccgcAAATGGTTCCGCCCGCCCACCTGGCCCCTCTCCCTGGCTGCGAGTCCCccgtccccccccccgcctccccccTCCGCACCCCAGCGATGGTGCAACCCCTGGCGGCCCCGCCCCCACGGGGCAGTGgtacagcccagcccagcccaggcccCCTGGCGCTCAGCTTAGCCTGCTGGCTCCcccgcgcccgccgccgccgcttgCTATTGGACAAGAGGCAGGCGGGGGCGGAGCGCCTCGCTGCGATAGGCTGAGGGCAGCGCGGGGGGCGGGGCCAGCGGCGCTCGGGCCCggggcgggccgggccgggctgcGTTGGGTTGCGCGGGGCGCGGTAGGGTCGGTGGCCGTGGGGCGGCAGGAAGATGGCGCTGACGCAGGGCACCAAGAGGAAAGTCTGCTACTACTATGACGGTGAGGGGCTGCGGGAGGGGGCCGGGCCCGGGGGAGGGCGGCGGGACCGGTGCGGGAGGGTGGGGGCTTGAAGGGGCacggggggtgggaggggaggggggggataaCGGGaggtgtgctgggggggggggtgggagggtcgCTGgggatggggggtgggggtgggggggtcacTGGAGGACACAGTGGGTGGGGGCTGCTCGGAGTGGGGGAGGATCAGTGGAGAAAGggagtggggctgggggctgccctgaaggggggggggaggggcgaTGGAGGCTCGCTGAGGGCAGCGCTGGAGAGGGGAAAGGTGGATACGGGGGGCAGGGAGCTATGGATGGCTGCGAGTAtggagggctgggggctgcattGGGGGGTGCAGGATTGGGTATTGGGGAGCTGAGGgacaggggagggctgggggctgcattGGGGGGTGCAGGAATGGGTATTGGGGAGCTGAGGgacaggggagggctgggggctgaaTTGGGGGATGCAGGATTGGGTATTGGGGAGCTGAGGgacaggggagggctgggggctgcaggaatgGGTATTGGGGAGCTGAGGgacaggggagggctgggggctgcattGGGGGGTGCAGGATTGGGTATTGGGGAGCTGAGGgacaggggagggctgggggctgcattGGGGGGTGCAGGATTGGGTATTGGGGAGCTGAGGgacaggggagggctgggggctgcattGGGGGTGCAGGATTGGGTATTGGGGAGCTGAGGgacaggggagggctggggggtgcAGGATTGGGTATTGGGGAGCTGAGGgacaggggagggctgggggctgaaTTGGGGGGTGCAGGATTGGGTATTGGGGAGCTGAGGgacagaggagggctgggggctgcattGTGGGGTGCAGGAATGGGTATTGGGGAGCTGAGGgacaggggagggctgggggctgcagggagcagtaGGGGTGTAGGGgtcaggggagggctgggggcaggattGGGTAGGGAGTACAGTGGGCTGGGGAGGATGTGGGACAGGAGGATATGGGAAGGGTATGGGGGAGCACTggaggggggacagggaggTGCAGGGGGAAGCATTAggaaggcagtgctggggggaggtgagGAGCAGGGTGGAACTGGGGAGGTATGGAGATCTGGGGACTCTGGAGGTGGGAAAAGGCTGTGGAGGGTCCAGGATGAGGAGAGGGGCATGAGGCTGAGAGAGGCTTTGGGAGCCATGCTGAGATGCTCCAGAAGGTTACTGGCAGGATGAGGACCActggaggaggtgctggggagcagggggggTTACAAGGAGGTGAAGGCTCCTTGAGCCCTGTTAAGAGGAAAAGGCACTCCTGAAGCTCCCTCTGGGGCAGTGGTCAGGCAAGGGCCAAACCCAAACGCAtcaggagccaggctgcctgcctggTTGTTTGCAGGGAGTTCCTGTGTCTGGGAGCATTGTTTAGCTCTGGCTCTGGacttggctgggctggaggctgccttCTTCTTATTCCTTCCTGTTCTGGGGCCAAGGAAGTACTGCTCTGGGGTCTGATCATCGTTCTCTGGGGGCAGGGCAAGTCAGGAGGCGTTACAAGTGGCCAACCCCCAGTCTAGATATCTCCTGTGGCTTCCTTGCATCTAGGCTGTGGTTGTGTTATCTCTTCACCTTCACAGCCACCTGCCCTTTGGAGGGGTGACCTGGTGCCTTGGGGGGTGGGTGGGCTC
The sequence above is a segment of the Pogoniulus pusillus isolate bPogPus1 chromosome 37, bPogPus1.pri, whole genome shotgun sequence genome. Coding sequences within it:
- the LCK gene encoding tyrosine-protein kinase Lck translates to MGCCCSSDYDEDWIENIDICEHCNYPIDPDSKRQRLMHNGSEVQDPLVSYEATTPPCSPLQDKLVVALYNYEPKHDGDLELRKGEKLRVLEESGEWWKAQSLTTGQEGLIPYNFVAMVNSLEPEPWFFKNISRKDAERQLLASGNTHGSFLIRESETSKGSYSLSVRDFDQTQGETVKHYKIRNMDNGGYYISPRVTFSSLHELVEYYTRSSNGLCTRLGKPCRTQKPQKPWWQDEWEVPRESLKLVEKLGAGQFGEVWMGFYNGHTKVAIKSLKQGSMSPSAFLAEANLMKNLQHPRLVRLYAVVTKEPIYIITEYMEKGSLVDFLKTSEGVKLSIHKLLDMSAQIAEGMAFIEAKNYIHRDLRAANILVSDALCCKIADFGLARLIEDNEYTAREGAKFPIKWTAPEAINYGTFTIKSDVWSFGILLTEIVTYGRIPYPGMTNPEVIQKLERGYRMPQPDNCPQELYELMVQCWKERPEERPTFEYMKSVLEDFFTATEGQYQQQP